In the Setaria italica strain Yugu1 chromosome VI, Setaria_italica_v2.0, whole genome shotgun sequence genome, one interval contains:
- the LOC101782474 gene encoding putative F-box/LRR-repeat protein 23, translated as MKKLPGSLRRRRGADSEPPAPPPKIDIAHPANMLSATRDWSALPLDVLVSIFTNVGAVDVLTGTSLVCHSWLEAAKVPDLWRSVDMANHNVEKVDEDDLRALAKVAVDRSKGQLEVFLGKLFVTDGLLMYIADRSASLKSLSLISCHDVTNKGFSYLIAKSPLLENLSLELCPRIGGRGIYEATGKACPQLKRFRLHRELFRFSFNYPRRYQEERGLEVMHELRSLSLIGTTVSNSGLEAILDSCPHLETLFLRDCYLVVPDSALRAKCARLKTVTFLKYKWVLENNGGCSRRVLRQYE; from the exons ATGAAGAAGTTGCCCGGgagtctccgccgccgccgaggcgccgACTCCgagccaccggcgccgccaccgaag ATCGATATAGCCCACCCTGCGAATATGCTGTCCGCCACAAGGGACTGGTCTGCACTGCCCCTGGACGTCCTCGTGTCGATTTTCACTAACGTTGGTGCCGTCGATGTCCTCACGGGCACAAGCCTCGTGTGCCACTCGTGGCTCGAGGCGGCCAAGGTGCCTGATCTGTGGCGATCTGTCGACATGGCAAACCACAATGTGGAAAAGGTGGACGAAGATGACCTGCGCGCACTGGCGAAGGTCGCTGTGGACCGTTCCAAGGGCCAGCTGGAGGTGTTCTTGGGGAAGCTTTTCGTCACTGATGGGCTTCTCATGTATATAGCGGACAG GTCAGCATCTCTGAAGAGCCTTAGCCTCATATCATGCCATGATGTCACGAACAAAGGATTCAGCTATTTGATTGCAAAGTCCCCTCTCTTAGAGAATCTATCGCTTGAGCTCTGTCCGAGAATCGGCGGTCGTGGCATCTATGAGGCCACAGGCAAAGCATGCCCCCAACTGAAGCGTTTCAGGTTGCACAGGGAACTCTTTAGGTTCTCTTTCAACTACCCTAGGCGCTACCAAGAAGAGCGGGGGTTAGAGGTGATGCACGAACTCCGAAGCCTCAGCCTCATTGGCACTACCGTCAGCAACAGCGGACTGGAAGCCATCCTTGACAGCTGCCCGCACCTGGAGACTCTCTTCCTTCGCGACTGCTACCTTGTTGTTCCTGACAGTGCCCTGCGGGCCAAGTGTGCCAGGCTCAAGACGGTCACATTTCTCAAGTATAAGTGGGTCTTGGAGAACAATGGGGGCTGCTCGCGAAGGGTTCTACGGCAGTACGAATGA